A genomic stretch from Larus michahellis chromosome 7, bLarMic1.1, whole genome shotgun sequence includes:
- the DYTN gene encoding dystrotelin — protein MDPDLQEAFNDVQSSVYRTALKLRSVQSLCQLHLIDVSLIQHILPSERSQREKQISLKVQQISGMLMKLFQRARLEKPGQVDPRAAEFTLSLLVAMYDRSGTGYIKTRSAAAALIALSGDTLLAKYRAFFQFYAVPDGNAALITRSALRSLLTDLNQIPAIVGESCTLSCVEMATHSCFHGVLNSAIVEEKFLSWLRSEPAVLLWLPTCYRLSATEMVSHRARCRVCKIFPITGLRYRCLKCLNFDLCQACFFTGRLSKPHKRSHPVMEHCVQMSAKANLKHFLRTIRNNVFQERCRRKEAQRRRALEIMEERPFPTHKKTFPPAELSASPLHGPENLSFPVDRPVLESPKFVSENRTAIQKSENNSKTLEQGKTKAQAIGSFEADVLKMHESIKSIHNESRYMKKQFNKWKDKMQFLHNCQEDKNCKIEAKLQSLRASHENLQMKLQQMKQEVKAMLQSSEYPFSQCQNIMARNPHVLLERRMPGGLNPAQLRPTSRTCADWKSLNSPNSANRMQFLQTPEVPTAADFVFSEEPLESVSLQSDKRFMGQYKRAKENQAYLPELTENSLSGMVKNTVLTPTAVQIPPDEKDVSEEVELQQLVMKLKDALSLQAQPAQQSALQQEFFSTAEHVCRSFSDLINQVTSPPCK, from the exons aggCCTTCAATGATGTTCAGAGCTCTGTCTACAGAACAGCCCTAAAACTACGCTCTGTACAAAGTCTGTGCCAGT TGCATTTGATTGATGTTTCTCTGATTCAGCACATCCTACCAAGTGAACGGAGCCAGAGGGAAAAGCAGATTTCTCTGAAAGTGCAGCAGATCTCTGGAATGCTGATGAAACTGTTCCAGAGGGCGAGATTAGAAAAACCAGGCCAGGTAGATCCAAGAGCCGCTGAATTCACATTGAGCCTGCTAGTTGCTATGTATGACAG atctGGAACAGGTTATATCAAAACTAGATCTGCTGCAGCTGCCCTAATTGCCCTTTCAGGAGACACTCTACTGGCTAAATACAGAG CTTTCTTCCAGTTTTATGCTGTCCCTGATGGGAATGCGGCCTTGATTACCCGTAGTGCCCTGAGAAGCCTACTAACAGACTTAAATCAG ATCCCAGCCATTGTGGGAGAAAGCTGCACTCTGTCTTGTGTGGAGATGGCGACTCACAGCTGTTTCCATGGG GTTCTGAATTCAGCAATTGTTGAAGAAAAATTCCTCTCTTGGCTGAGATCGGAGCCTGCTGTTCTCCTGTGGCTCCCTACATGTTACAGATTATCAGCCACAGAAATGGTTTCTCACCGAGCTAGATGCAGAGTCTGCAAAATTTTCCCCATTACAGGCCTCAG ATATCGCTGTCTGAAGTGCCTCAATTTTGACCTTTGCCAAGCCTGCTTTTTCACTGGCCGTCTCAGCAAACCACATAAGAGGTCACATCCTGTTATGGAACACTGTGTGCAG ATGTCAGCAAAGGCGAATTTAAAGCACTTTCTCCGCACCATCAGGAACAACGTGTTTCAAGAGCGCTGCAGAAGAAAGGAGGCTCAGAGAAGGAGGGCTCTGGAAATAATGGAGGAAAGGCCCTTCCCTACTCACAAAAAGACTTT TCCCCCTGCAGAACTCAGCGCTTCCCCACTTCATGGGCCTGAAAACCTGTCTTTCCCAGTGGACAGACCTGTCCTGGAGTCACCCAAGTTCGTAtctgaaaacagaactgcaaTACAGAAGAGCGAGAATAACAGCAAGACACTGGAGCAAGGCAAGACAAAAGCTCAG GCAATAGGCTCTTTTGAAGCAGATGTGTTAAAAATGCACGAATCCATCAAAAGCATTCACAATGAGAGCAG GTACATGAAGAAGCAGTTCAACAAGTGGAAGGACAAAATGCAATTTCTTCACAACTGCCAGGAAGACAAAAACTGCAAAATAGAGGCAAAGCTCCAGAGCCTGAGAGCAAGCCATGAAAACCTGCAAATGAAGCTGCAGCAAATGAAGCAAGAAGTAAAG GCAATGTTACAGTCATCAGAGTATCCTTTTTCACAGTGTCAGAATATAATGGCAAGAAATCCACATGTACTGCTGGAAAGGAGAATGCCCGGTGGATTAAATCCTGCCCAATTAAGGCCTACTTCCAGAACATGTGCAGACTGGAAATCTTTGAATTCCCCCAACTCTGCAAATAGAATGCAGTTTTTACAGACACCTGAGGTTCCCACTGCAGCGGACTTTGTATTCTCAGAAGAGCCTCTGGAGTCTGTGTCCCTGCAGAGCGACAAACGCTTTATGGGACAGTATAAAAGAGCAAAGGAGAATCAAGCATATCTGCCTGAATTGACAGAAAACTCCCTCAGTGGCATGGTGAAGAATACAGTTCTTACTCCCACTGCAGTGCAGATACCACCTGATGAGAAGGATGTCAGTGAGGAAGTGGAACTGCAGCAGCTAGTGATGAAACTGAAGGATGCGTTGTCTCTCCAAGCCCAACCAG